Proteins from a single region of Harpia harpyja isolate bHarHar1 chromosome 14, bHarHar1 primary haplotype, whole genome shotgun sequence:
- the PMP22 gene encoding peripheral myelin protein 22: MLLLLLGIIVLHVTVLVLLFVSTIVSQWLVNGGHTADLWQNCTSGSVFHCLTSSTNEWLQSVQAMMILSIIFSVLSLFLFFCQLFTLTKGGRFYVTGIFQILAGLCVMSAAAIFTVRHTDWHQASEDTSYGFAYILAWLAFPLALASGIVYVILRKRE; encoded by the exons atgctgcttttgctgctggggATCATCGTGCTCCACGTCACCGTGCTGGTGCTCCTCTTCGTCTCCACCATCGTTAGC CAATGGCTGGTGAACGGCGGGCACACGGCGGACCTCTGGCAGAACTGCACCTCCGGTAGCGTCTTCCACTGCCTGACATCATCCACGAATG AATGGCTGCAGTCTGTCCAAGCGATGATGATCCTTTCCATCATCTTCAGCGTCTTGTCCCTGTTCCTGTTCTTTTGCCAGCTGTTCACGCTCACCAAGGGCGGGCGGTTTTATGTTACTGGAATCTTCCAAATCCTTGCCG GGCTCTGCGTGATGAGTGCCGCGGCCATCTTCACAGTGAGGCACACGGACTGGCACCAAGCCTCAGAAGACACCTCCTACGGCTTCGCCTATATCCTGGCATGGCTGGCGTTCCCCCTGGCCCTCGCCAGTGGCATCGTCTATGTCATCCTACGGAAGCGCGAGTGA